A stretch of the Ornithodoros turicata isolate Travis chromosome 4, ASM3712646v1, whole genome shotgun sequence genome encodes the following:
- the LOC135390476 gene encoding uncharacterized protein LOC135390476 has translation MAMAAGSFLQVVKYKELSYTDCADLWPRITYDDINEYFINKLGHDKRKMEAYKSMEAYHYVKSGKVHNITIATVNNKVVLRGVVSPSQRSGMVYTCWVAAEHNGEIVDASCSCMAGLGEVCSHCAAICFTVEATHRDNSQLPAPTDLPCQWLAPRLKQIPPQQARQLDYRRPRWWSAKRNRNATEDSTIEFPDDKFEAFVSQIRTVAPEARLFTLIDINQAAATQPSTQTQASGDFIISPTSPLSSLNICVELDNIKISRRDAEEIEKLTRLQRKSPAWFAHRKGRITASIFKDVCASKQVKVSSLLQKFFCSQNIRSPAIYYGIENEARAKDSLFALLSQHHANGRIEDCGLMISPRYPYLGCSPDGVYYCDCHEPALVEVKCLYTMRDADPTTLAENGQNQKDFCLTRDGTLKQSHRYYYQVQAQLHLNLVDSKRCYFFLFVERGGHLVEVERDEEFMMCHESSVRAFFTDIVLPRLVSGF, from the exons ATGGCTATGGCTGCAGGAAG CTTTTTGCAAGTGGTGAAGTACAAGGAGTTATCCTACACAGACTGTGCAGACCTGTGGCCACGGATAACATACGACGACATTAATGAATATTTCATTAATAAGCTTGGCCACGATAAGAGGAAGATGGAGGCCTACAAGTCAATGGAAGCGTACCACTATGTTAAAAGCG GTAAAGTACACAACATCACCATAGCCACTGTCAACAACAAAGTAGTGCTGAGAGGGGTTGTCAGCCCCTCACAACGATCGGGCATGGTGTACACATGCTGGGTTGCTGCAGAACATAATGGGGAGATTGTGGATGCATCTTGCTCTTGTATGGCTGG GTTGGGTGAAGTGTGCAGTCACTGTGCTGCGATATGCTTCACTGTTGAGGCAACACACAGAGACAACTCGCAGCTGCCAGCACCCACAGATCTCCCATGCCAGTGGCTGGCACCACGCCTGAAACAG ATTCCACCTCAGCAAGCGCGGCAGCTAGACTATAGGCGACCTCGATGGTGGTCAGCAAAACGAAATCGTAATGCTACTGAAGATTCCACCATAGAATTTCCAGACGATAAGTTCGAAGCTTTTGTGTCACAAATACGAACA GTCGCACCAGAGGCACGGCTGTTCACACTCATTGATATCAACCAAGCAGCCGCTACGCAACCAAGCACGCAGACTCAGGCCAGTGGCGATTTCATCATTTCGCCTACAAGTCCCTTGAGCTCACTCAACATATGCGTCGAGCTAGACAATATTAAAATATCAAGAAGAGATGCGGAAGAAATAGAAAAACTCACGAGACTACAGCGGAAGAGTCCAGCCTGGTTTGCACACAGAAAAGGCAGGATAACAGCATCAATATTCAAGGACGTATGTGCATCCAAACAGGTCAAAGTGTCATCGCTGCTGCAAAAATTTTTTTGTTCCCAAAACATTAGAAGTCCTGCCATTTATTATGGTATTGAAAACGAAGCAAGGGCAAAAGACTCCCTATTTGCTCTGTTGTCACAGCATCATGCCAATGGAAGGATAGAAGATTGTGGGCTCATGATCAGCCCGAGGTACCCTTATTTGGGATGCAGCCCAGACGGAGTATACTACTGCGACTGCCACGAACCAGCACTGGTTGAAGTAAAGTGCCTATACACAATGAGAGACGCTGACCCAACAACACTCGCTGAAAATGGACAGAACCAAAAGGATTTTTGCCTAACAAGGGATGGAACCCTAAAGCAAAGTCACAGATATTACTACCAGGTACAAGCCCAACTGCACTTGAACCTTGTGGACAGCAAGCGTTGctactttttcctttttgtggaACGTGGTGGACACCTTGTGGAGGTTGAGCGCGACGAAGAGTTTATGATGTGCCATGAAAGCAGTGTGAGAGCTTTCTTCACCGACATTGTGCTCCCACGACTAGTTAGTGGGTTTTGA